Proteins encoded within one genomic window of Castellaniella sp.:
- a CDS encoding DUF488 domain-containing protein, which produces MTAPVLIKRAYEPAADSDGYRVLVDRLWPRGLSKASLPYDRWEKTLAPSTDLRKWFGHQVERWEQFRRDYTAELQSADALSLMDEILAAAQGQTITLLYGAHDTEHNQAVVLADMLARRRAAANS; this is translated from the coding sequence ATGACTGCCCCTGTGCTCATCAAACGCGCTTATGAACCTGCTGCCGACAGCGACGGCTACCGGGTGCTGGTGGATCGTTTGTGGCCCAGGGGCCTATCCAAGGCAAGCTTGCCTTATGATCGCTGGGAAAAAACCCTGGCACCCAGCACAGACCTGCGCAAATGGTTTGGTCACCAAGTCGAACGCTGGGAACAATTTCGCCGTGATTACACGGCCGAACTCCAATCTGCAGATGCCTTGTCCCTGATGGATGAAATCCTGGCGGCCGCCCAGGGTCAAACCATCACACTGCTGTACGGCGCACACGATACCGAGCACAATCAGGCGGTGGTATTGGCAGATATGCTGGCTCGGCGGCGCGCCGCCGCCAATTCTTGA
- a CDS encoding NfeD family protein has protein sequence MLLVYFGAQSLWALVLLALILALAVVIAIQAHRSRALGGNEELPGMVGEVTEATDARGRARALVRGEVWQVRCTSPLSPGQAVRVIQAHDLLLIVEPLADDVDVLSGESS, from the coding sequence ATGCTGCTGGTTTATTTTGGTGCCCAGTCATTGTGGGCACTGGTTCTGCTGGCCCTGATCCTGGCCCTGGCTGTCGTGATCGCCATCCAGGCGCATCGCAGCCGCGCCCTGGGAGGCAATGAAGAGCTTCCCGGCATGGTCGGTGAAGTCACCGAGGCTACCGATGCGCGTGGCCGCGCCCGGGCATTGGTGCGCGGCGAAGTCTGGCAGGTTCGCTGCACCAGCCCTTTATCTCCGGGACAAGCCGTGCGGGTGATACAGGCCCATGATTTATTGCTGATCGTCGAGCCTCTCGCCGACGATGTTGATGTTTTATCAGGGGAATCCTCATGA
- a CDS encoding slipin family protein produces the protein MFLNASSGISLLILLFLILVLFRLFRIMREYERAVVFTLGRYTGTKGPGLIIIIPFLQQMVRVDMRVVTLDIPPQDVISRDNVSVQVNAVVYFRVVDPAKAIIQVEQFLEASSQLAQTTLRAVLGKHELDEMLTEREKLNLDVQSILDAQTDGWGIKVTNVEIKHIDLNETMVRAMARQAEAERERRAKVIHAEGERQAAQALADAASILAREPSAMQLRYLETLTQVAGDKSSTLVFPIPIDLLAGFMGKSIPPQSTTDQ, from the coding sequence ATGTTTCTGAATGCGAGCTCGGGGATCAGCCTGTTGATCCTGCTGTTTCTGATCTTGGTGCTGTTTCGCTTGTTTCGCATCATGCGCGAATACGAGCGCGCTGTGGTCTTTACGCTGGGGCGCTATACCGGCACCAAAGGCCCGGGCCTGATCATCATCATTCCGTTCCTGCAGCAGATGGTGCGCGTGGATATGCGGGTAGTCACATTGGATATCCCGCCTCAAGACGTGATTTCCCGGGATAATGTTTCAGTACAGGTCAATGCCGTGGTGTACTTTCGGGTGGTCGATCCGGCCAAAGCCATCATTCAGGTCGAGCAATTCCTGGAAGCCTCCAGTCAATTGGCACAGACCACTTTGCGGGCCGTATTGGGCAAGCACGAATTGGACGAAATGCTGACCGAGCGCGAAAAATTGAATCTGGACGTGCAGAGCATCCTGGATGCCCAGACCGATGGCTGGGGCATTAAGGTCACCAACGTCGAAATCAAGCACATCGACCTGAATGAAACCATGGTGCGGGCCATGGCCCGCCAGGCCGAAGCCGAGCGCGAGCGCCGGGCCAAGGTCATTCACGCCGAAGGCGAGCGCCAAGCTGCCCAGGCCCTGGCAGACGCTGCCAGTATCCTGGCGCGAGAACCGTCTGCCATGCAGTTGCGCTACTTGGAGACCCTGACCCAGGTGGCCGGGGATAAATCATCCACGCTGGTATTCCCGATTCCGATTGACCTGCTGGCCGGATTCATGGGGAAATCGATTCCGCCTCAGTCAACAACTGACCAATGA